The Sesamum indicum cultivar Zhongzhi No. 13 linkage group LG2, S_indicum_v1.0, whole genome shotgun sequence genome contains a region encoding:
- the LOC105156631 gene encoding uncharacterized protein LOC105156631, giving the protein MSFLRERERSQWLWCMDLRFANSEKIRCSLDHRRRQRRCTQKQTTHVLEETRPTNSSEMASSCCWKISPIISAFVFFLFFFSSVCPVLSVNFNATKQNFRPGDHMSKKLKYIRAHLMKINKPAVKTIQSPDGDIIDCVLSHQQPAFDHPELRGQKPLDPPEKPKGHISTTGMFEENFQAWSMSGEFCREGTIPMRRTSEEDVLRASSVRRFGRKIRRPIRRDSSSNGHEHAVGYVSGEEYYGAKASINVWAPRVANRYEFSLSQMWVIAGSFGDDLNTIEAGWQVSPELYGDNYPRFFTYWTSDAYQATGCYNLLCSGFVQTNNRIAIGAAISPTSSYNGGQFDISLLVWKDPKHGNWWLEFGNGVLVGYWPSFLFTHLRNRASMVQFGGEIVNSRVSGSHTSTQMGSGHFAGEGFGKASYFRNLQVVDWDNSLIPLSNLRVLADHPNCYDIQGGINRVWGNYFYYGGPGRNSRCS; this is encoded by the exons ATGAGCTTccttagagagagagagaggtcaCAGTGGCTTTGGTGCATGGATTTGAGGTTTGCAAATTCTGAGAAGATTAGGTGCTCTTTGGATCACAGAAGAAGACAACGTCGATgcacacaaaaacaaacaactcATGTGTTAGAAGAAACAAGACCCACAAATTCCTCAGAGATGGCTTCTAGTTGCTGCTGGAAGATCTCCCCAATCATTTcagcttttgttttcttcctgttctttttctcctccGTTTGTCCAGTTCTATCAGTCAATTTTAATGCCACCAAACAGAACTTCCGGCCCGGGGATCATATGTCCAAGAAATTGAAGTACATCAGAGCCCATCTCATGAAAATCAATAAGCCTGCTGTCAAGACAATCCAG AGCCCTGATGGTGATATCATAGATTGTGTTTTATCTCATCAACAGCCAGCTTTTGATCATCCTGAATTAAGAGGGCAAAAGCCATTG GATCCACCTGAAAAGCCAAAAGGGCACATATCAACGACAGGCatgtttgaagaaaattttcaggCATGGAGCATGTCGGGAGAATTCTGCCGGGAAGGCACGATTCCCATGAGAAGAACAAGTGAGGAAGACGTTCTGAGAGCAAGTTCTGTCCGAAGATTTGGACGCAAGATAAGAAGGCCTATCAGAAGGGACTCTTCCAGCAATGGCCATGAG CATGCGGTGGGGTATGTGAGCGGAGAAGAGTATTACGGAGCAAAAGCAAGCATAAATGTGTGGGCTCCTCGAGTTGCAAACCGCTATGAATTCAGCTTATCACAAATGTGGGTAATAGCTGGTTCCTTTGGCGATGATCTCAACACCATCGAAGCTGGTTGGCAG GTTAGCCCGGAGCTTTATGGGGACAACTATCCTAGGTTCTTCACGTACTGGACT AGTGATGCGTACCAAGCGACAGGCTGTTACAATTTGTTGTGCTCGGGCTTTGTTCAGACCAACAATAGAATAGCAATTGGGGCTGCAATTTCACCAACTTCATCCTACAACGGTGGTCAGTTCGACATCAGCTTATTAGTGTGGAAG GATCCAAAGCATGGGAATTGGTGGCTGGAGTTTGGAAATGGGGTTTTAGTAGGTTACTGGCCATCCTTTTTATTTACACATCTTAGAAATCGTGCGAGTATGGTACAATTTGGGGGAGAAATTGTTAATAGTCGAGTATCAGGATCCCACACCTCCACCCAAATGGGCAGTGGACATTTTGCTGGAGAAGGGTTCGGAAAAGCGTCTTATTTTCGGAACCTGCAAGTGGTTGATTGGGATAACAGCTTAATCCCTTTATCAAATCTTCGAGTTTTGGCTGATCATCCAAATTGCTATGATATACAAGGCGGGATTAATAGAGTTTGgggtaattatttttactacGGAGGACCTGGAAGAAATTCCAGgtgttcttga